In Chiroxiphia lanceolata isolate bChiLan1 chromosome 2, bChiLan1.pri, whole genome shotgun sequence, a single genomic region encodes these proteins:
- the LOC116783437 gene encoding thyroid hormone-inducible hepatic protein-like has translation MEQYFSATQKMEQEVMFPSLLRGVFPQEEEAAPAAGSHTDLYERYQQLKAIKPMVEKGLASVSDQSPTGADSDTDTSSDGNEAVDAQLEERLSHHLTGLQQVLTHLTRDTNALTRRYSQILEQINLSEGQPSW, from the coding sequence ATGGAGCAGTACTTCTCAGCCACCCAGAagatggagcaggaggtgatGTTCCCCAGCTTGCTCCGAGGGGTCTTCCCgcaagaggaggaggcagcccCGGCTGCAGGCAGCCACACAGACCTCTATGAGCGCTACCAGCAGCTCAAGGCCATCAAGCCCATGGTGGAGAAAGGCCTGGCCTCTGTCAGCGACCAGAGCCCGACCGGTGCCGACAGCGACACGGACACATCCTCGGACGGCAAcgaggctgtggatgcccagCTGGAGGAGCGCCTGTCCCACCACCTGACGGGCTTGCAGCAGGTCCTCACCCACCTCACCAGGGACACCAACGCCCTCACCCGGAGGTACAGCCAGATCCTGGAGCAGATCAACCTCAGCGAGGGGCAGCCCAGCTGGTGA
- the KCTD14 gene encoding BTB/POZ domain-containing protein KCTD14 isoform X2 → MSISSEHKPLGKQVTGSLHTLSPIVELNVGGEMYTTTLSTLKKHPGSKLAEMFTGQPKLRTDSEGRFFIDRPGTYFKYILEYLRSNQVPTQCIQDVYKEALFYDIEPLIKQLEDSPQIFGELVARKQFLARVPNYSENIELMIRIARAEAVASRRSSVIVCVVRTEEDAARCQDALNSLDMDKKSVVKFGPWKAAPSISDLLDCIQMDVEAKGYKVSFQPHIAEKGFRFKSHDFFYKFLFTWW, encoded by the exons ATGAGTATTTCGTCAGAGCACAAGCCCCTTGGGAAGCAGGTCACCGGCAGCTTGCATACG TTGTCACCAATCGTGGAGTTAAATGTTGGTGGGGAGATGTACACGACAACACTGAGCACCTTAAAGAAACACCCTGGATCCAAGCTGGCAGAGATGTTCACCGGCCAACCCAAACTCAGGACTGACTCTGAAGGGAGGTTCTTCATTGACAGGCCAGGTACCTACTTCAAATACATCCTGGAGTACCTGCGCAGTAACCAAGTGCCCACCCAATGCATCCAGGATGTCTACAAGGAGGCATTGTTCTATGACATAGAACCTCTAATCAAGCAGCTAGAGGACTCCCCACAGATCTTTGGGGAGCTTGTGGCAAGGAAGCAGTTTCTGGCTCGTGTGCCCAACTACAGTGAGAACATTGAGCTGATGATCCGCATTGCGAGGGCGGAAGCGGTTGCATCCCGCCGGTCCAGCGTCATTGTATGTGTGGTCAGAACTGAGGAGGACGCGGCCAGGTGTCAGGATGCCCTGAACAGTTTGGACATGGATAAAAAGTCTGTGGTGAAATTTGGCCCCTGGAAGGCTGCGCCAAGTATTTCTGATCTTCTGGACTGCATTCAAATGGATGTTGAAGCCAAAGGGTATAAAGTATCCTTTCAGCCCCACATTGCTGAAAAAGGTTTTCGCTTCAAATCACATGACTTCTTCTACAAGTTCCTGTTCACCTGGTGGTAG
- the KCTD14 gene encoding BTB/POZ domain-containing protein KCTD14 isoform X1 encodes MWALMVLLGCFNKWQYEWLNLYPRGASPHSFIRDGAHSWPADILFPWLLMVSRGLSKASSDLRYKPSTMHSEKLSPIVELNVGGEMYTTTLSTLKKHPGSKLAEMFTGQPKLRTDSEGRFFIDRPGTYFKYILEYLRSNQVPTQCIQDVYKEALFYDIEPLIKQLEDSPQIFGELVARKQFLARVPNYSENIELMIRIARAEAVASRRSSVIVCVVRTEEDAARCQDALNSLDMDKKSVVKFGPWKAAPSISDLLDCIQMDVEAKGYKVSFQPHIAEKGFRFKSHDFFYKFLFTWW; translated from the exons ATGTGGGCACTGATGGTCTTGTTGGGTTGTTTTAACAAATGGCAATATGAATGGTTAAATCTGTATCCCAGGGGTGCCTCCCCCCATTCATTCATTAGAGATGGAGCACACAGTTGGCCAGCagacattttgtttccttggcTTCTGATGGTGTCCCGGGGCCTGTCCAAAGCCAGCTCAGATCTCAGATACAAGCCATCAACCATGCATTCTGAGAAG TTGTCACCAATCGTGGAGTTAAATGTTGGTGGGGAGATGTACACGACAACACTGAGCACCTTAAAGAAACACCCTGGATCCAAGCTGGCAGAGATGTTCACCGGCCAACCCAAACTCAGGACTGACTCTGAAGGGAGGTTCTTCATTGACAGGCCAGGTACCTACTTCAAATACATCCTGGAGTACCTGCGCAGTAACCAAGTGCCCACCCAATGCATCCAGGATGTCTACAAGGAGGCATTGTTCTATGACATAGAACCTCTAATCAAGCAGCTAGAGGACTCCCCACAGATCTTTGGGGAGCTTGTGGCAAGGAAGCAGTTTCTGGCTCGTGTGCCCAACTACAGTGAGAACATTGAGCTGATGATCCGCATTGCGAGGGCGGAAGCGGTTGCATCCCGCCGGTCCAGCGTCATTGTATGTGTGGTCAGAACTGAGGAGGACGCGGCCAGGTGTCAGGATGCCCTGAACAGTTTGGACATGGATAAAAAGTCTGTGGTGAAATTTGGCCCCTGGAAGGCTGCGCCAAGTATTTCTGATCTTCTGGACTGCATTCAAATGGATGTTGAAGCCAAAGGGTATAAAGTATCCTTTCAGCCCCACATTGCTGAAAAAGGTTTTCGCTTCAAATCACATGACTTCTTCTACAAGTTCCTGTTCACCTGGTGGTAG